A genome region from Bacteroides stercoris ATCC 43183 includes the following:
- a CDS encoding GNAT family N-acetyltransferase, which yields MIEIRKTEIAELGILMELFEQGKRIMRKSGNMKQWTGGYPDEELVKKDIENGNSYVCLDEEQNIVGTFTFIQGNDPTYARIYEGAWSDDTRPYGVIHRLASTEQSKGVASACLQWCYRQIPNLRADTHRDNHILQHILKKHGFQYCGIIYLQNGDERLAFQKL from the coding sequence ATGATAGAAATCAGGAAAACAGAGATTGCAGAACTCGGCATCCTTATGGAGCTTTTTGAACAGGGAAAGCGCATCATGCGCAAAAGCGGAAACATGAAACAGTGGACCGGCGGCTATCCCGATGAAGAACTTGTAAAGAAGGACATCGAGAACGGAAACAGCTACGTATGCCTCGATGAAGAACAGAACATAGTAGGGACTTTCACCTTCATACAAGGGAACGACCCTACTTACGCCCGAATTTACGAAGGAGCATGGAGTGACGACACGCGTCCCTACGGCGTCATCCACCGCCTGGCAAGCACAGAACAAAGCAAAGGAGTGGCATCCGCCTGCCTGCAATGGTGCTACCGCCAGATTCCCAACCTACGGGCAGACACGCACCGCGACAACCATATCCTGCAACACATCCTCAAAAAACACGGCTTCCAATATTGCGGCATCATATACCTGCAGAATGGAGACGAACGGCTGGCCTTTCAGAAGCTGTAG
- a CDS encoding cupin domain-containing protein: MKQIEKTASATNFTAINLGKLNELGDYLLELAPEIKIPGKVFGGAALQATGSEFSFQLFQPGTETGFLHTHKTHEELYFFLSGNGEFQVDGQVFPVSEGSVVRVAPKGKRSVRNNGIIPLIMLCIQYKAATFAQEDTTDGNILNEPVRW, from the coding sequence ATGAAACAGATTGAAAAAACAGCATCAGCGACAAACTTCACCGCTATCAACTTAGGCAAGTTAAATGAATTAGGAGATTACTTGTTGGAACTTGCTCCTGAAATAAAAATTCCGGGAAAAGTGTTTGGCGGGGCTGCACTTCAAGCCACAGGAAGCGAATTTTCATTCCAGTTATTCCAACCGGGAACAGAAACCGGTTTTCTTCATACTCACAAAACGCATGAAGAACTTTATTTCTTCCTTAGTGGAAACGGAGAATTTCAAGTAGACGGCCAAGTATTCCCTGTTTCGGAAGGAAGTGTGGTACGTGTAGCCCCTAAAGGTAAAAGGTCTGTCCGGAACAACGGCATAATTCCCCTTATTATGCTTTGCATTCAATATAAGGCTGCAACATTCGCACAAGAAGATACAACAGACGGAAATATATTAAACGAACCGGTAAGATGGTAA
- a CDS encoding DUF4595 domain-containing protein — protein sequence MKMFRMLAASMLSAALCLGFTACSDDDENENGEGGGSTVTVVKPSEVFKGGLPKSAAGMSISQNKEGLVISIIGEDGEKAVFEYFFAETKADATKDRAKITVTDDEGDVTELNLQLNSNGYVEYCNSIDHAGTSDASEFTWEMKYDADGHLIEMRRSEGSGELTKITYKDGDAVKTSTSYMGGGDMNGDGVLDGNDEWEDGAIIDYTTGEIATPIDNKGCLMMFDELLDVDMDEMIYAYYGGMLGKATKHLPLAMRDADDTSVELSNYKWTLNSDGYPTQLLIKDEGDEKKYTFTW from the coding sequence ATGAAAATGTTTAGAATGCTTGCTGCTTCCATGCTGAGTGCAGCGTTGTGTCTGGGATTTACTGCTTGTAGTGACGATGACGAAAATGAAAATGGTGAGGGTGGCGGAAGCACTGTCACTGTGGTCAAGCCGTCGGAGGTATTCAAGGGGGGACTACCGAAGTCGGCTGCCGGGATGTCTATCTCCCAAAACAAAGAAGGACTGGTGATAAGTATCATAGGTGAGGATGGGGAAAAAGCCGTCTTCGAGTATTTCTTTGCCGAAACGAAGGCAGATGCGACGAAAGACCGCGCAAAAATCACCGTGACAGATGACGAGGGCGATGTTACCGAACTGAACTTGCAGCTCAACAGCAATGGCTATGTGGAATATTGCAACTCCATAGACCACGCCGGCACTTCCGATGCCAGTGAGTTCACTTGGGAGATGAAGTACGATGCCGACGGTCATCTCATAGAAATGAGACGTTCTGAAGGTAGCGGTGAGTTGACGAAAATCACTTATAAAGATGGTGATGCTGTGAAGACTTCCACAAGCTATATGGGTGGTGGAGATATGAATGGCGACGGAGTTCTTGACGGCAATGACGAGTGGGAGGACGGTGCTATCATAGACTATACGACGGGCGAGATTGCAACTCCCATTGATAACAAGGGTTGCCTGATGATGTTCGACGAACTGCTGGATGTGGATATGGATGAGATGATATATGCCTACTACGGAGGTATGCTTGGCAAGGCTACCAAGCATCTGCCGCTTGCGATGCGTGATGCTGATGATACTTCTGTTGAATTATCGAATTATAAGTGGACACTGAATTCCGACGGTTATCCTACGCAACTGCTTATAAAAGACGAGGGGGATGAGAAGAAGTACACATTTACTTGGTGA
- a CDS encoding DEAD/DEAH box helicase, translated as MMTQTGEAHRLPVLKERHLPGECRQSVTELLKETYGYDGFRNLEIYDDLFKNRDTLCISQGQLVENVIREAEKAYKGGEQPDNILLTAPTGAGKSLLFQLPAIYLGKEYNLLTIVVSPLKALIVDQVEGLQDVGYERVAYASSDLSPEQKMEVYRAVREGEIDLFYLSPELLLSYDIKHFIGNRRIGMVVVDEAHTVTTWGKEFRVDYWFLGRYLDALKQNLGYSFPLFALTATAVWNPKGGNDMVFDTIRSLQMEPCILYVGTVRRKNIGFDIRRLTLEEGETYDKGKQRVISGRVEEFLDGHKALLYYPFAGGIDMRIKTWVAPADWRLVASYYGKKDKAQKAAIVRDFKEGTKRMIVATKAFGMGVDISDIDRVYHVAPSSTFVDYIQEIGRAARDADVQGIAATDYHERDFYYMKRLHQTGNIGQDQLELILKKLMEVYRMKGKKEEILVSLSDFEFVVKLPRTKNKLEYEAELGQLIKTALLWLEDDLEQRYGTRLLEVSPQNLLTEGYIQDKTGDAFAREFQAYLTGVDGEEGVYRARLDTLWEERFPELGYREFKQKLNSGMLWEGSRAVSVGKHEVLLKEDATVIRQRMDALFKSLVLMLKTALLKSKGRFDEEELRAVFAEHGMDVPSAKRFIGSLLESRTEEGRSVSYISSVKKKDSNELSFTVTKGFDLLLSRYQKLFAQRIAGNRGDRLQFYCTPFSDLNMLLNLLSMLDCLSFSVEGGGTPCVHVRFDNPELLQQLADSDEYHNLILDTNERIFEEQIELFSFFFGTDTLTDGQRWDFVEEYFTGTTVEELKKKYGGSRPV; from the coding sequence ATGATGACACAAACAGGAGAGGCACACCGCTTGCCCGTATTGAAAGAACGCCACTTGCCCGGGGAGTGCCGGCAAAGTGTAACGGAACTGCTGAAAGAGACCTATGGTTACGACGGGTTCCGCAATCTTGAGATTTACGATGATTTGTTTAAAAACAGGGATACTCTCTGTATTTCTCAGGGACAACTGGTTGAAAATGTAATCCGGGAAGCGGAAAAGGCGTACAAAGGCGGGGAACAGCCCGACAATATCCTGCTGACTGCTCCGACTGGTGCGGGAAAGTCTCTCTTGTTCCAGCTCCCCGCCATCTATCTGGGAAAAGAATATAACCTGCTGACTATCGTTGTCTCTCCTTTGAAAGCGCTGATTGTGGACCAGGTGGAAGGCTTGCAGGACGTAGGGTATGAACGTGTGGCATATGCGTCTTCCGACCTTTCACCGGAGCAGAAGATGGAAGTGTACCGGGCGGTGCGTGAGGGGGAAATCGACTTGTTCTATCTTTCACCGGAGCTGTTGCTCTCCTACGACATCAAACATTTTATCGGCAACCGCCGCATCGGTATGGTTGTTGTCGATGAGGCGCATACGGTAACCACCTGGGGCAAAGAGTTCCGCGTGGACTATTGGTTTCTGGGGCGTTATTTGGACGCATTGAAACAGAACCTCGGTTATTCGTTCCCCCTGTTTGCCCTTACCGCCACTGCCGTGTGGAATCCCAAAGGCGGCAACGATATGGTATTCGATACCATCCGCTCCCTGCAAATGGAACCTTGCATACTTTATGTAGGTACGGTCAGGCGCAAGAACATCGGTTTTGACATCCGCCGGCTCACATTGGAAGAGGGAGAGACTTATGACAAAGGCAAGCAACGCGTCATATCCGGGCGTGTGGAGGAGTTTCTCGACGGGCATAAGGCGCTGCTTTACTATCCTTTTGCCGGTGGCATAGATATGCGTATCAAGACCTGGGTGGCTCCTGCCGACTGGCGTCTGGTGGCCTCTTACTACGGCAAGAAGGACAAGGCGCAGAAGGCTGCCATCGTCAGGGACTTTAAAGAGGGCACGAAGCGGATGATTGTTGCTACAAAAGCTTTCGGCATGGGAGTGGACATCAGCGACATCGACCGTGTTTACCACGTGGCGCCTTCCAGCACGTTTGTCGATTACATTCAGGAAATAGGCCGTGCCGCCCGTGATGCGGATGTGCAGGGTATTGCCGCCACCGATTATCACGAACGCGACTTTTATTACATGAAGCGTCTGCACCAGACCGGCAACATCGGGCAGGACCAACTGGAACTTATCCTGAAGAAACTCATGGAGGTATATCGGATGAAAGGGAAGAAGGAAGAGATACTTGTTTCCCTGTCCGACTTTGAGTTCGTGGTGAAGTTGCCGCGTACCAAGAATAAGCTGGAGTACGAGGCCGAGTTGGGGCAGCTTATCAAAACGGCCCTGCTGTGGCTGGAGGATGATTTGGAGCAACGCTACGGCACACGTCTGCTGGAGGTAAGTCCGCAAAATCTGTTGACGGAGGGTTACATCCAGGACAAGACGGGCGATGCCTTTGCACGCGAATTTCAGGCCTATCTTACCGGGGTGGACGGTGAAGAGGGAGTCTACCGTGCCCGTTTGGACACTCTTTGGGAAGAGCGTTTTCCGGAGTTGGGATACAGGGAGTTCAAGCAGAAACTGAACAGCGGCATGTTGTGGGAAGGTTCACGTGCTGTTTCGGTGGGCAAGCACGAGGTGTTGCTGAAAGAGGATGCAACGGTTATCCGCCAGCGCATGGATGCTTTGTTCAAGAGCCTGGTATTGATGCTGAAAACAGCTTTGCTGAAGTCGAAAGGCCGTTTCGACGAGGAGGAGTTGCGTGCGGTGTTTGCCGAGCACGGCATGGATGTGCCGTCGGCCAAACGTTTCATCGGTTCGTTGCTGGAAAGCCGCACCGAGGAGGGGCGCAGCGTAAGTTACATCAGCAGCGTCAAGAAGAAAGACTCGAACGAGCTCTCGTTTACCGTCACCAAAGGTTTCGACCTGCTTCTGTCCCGTTATCAGAAGCTGTTCGCCCAGCGTATCGCAGGCAACAGGGGCGACCGCTTGCAGTTCTATTGCACTCCGTTCTCCGATTTGAATATGTTGCTCAACCTTCTTTCCATGCTCGACTGCCTGTCGTTCAGCGTTGAGGGAGGCGGTACGCCTTGCGTGCATGTACGGTTCGATAACCCGGAACTTCTGCAACAGTTGGCGGATTCCGACGAATATCATAATCTTATACTGGACACGAACGAACGTATCTTCGAGGAGCAGATTGAGCTGTTCTCCTTTTTCTTCGGTACGGATACTCTGACCGACGGCCAGCGTTGGGATTTCGTGGAAGAGTATTTCACCGGAACAACCGTGGAGGAGCTGAAGAAGAAGTATGGCGGCAGCCGGCCCGTATGA
- the priA gene encoding primosomal protein N' has translation MEKFVDVILPLPLHACFTYSLPEDMAGIVQIGCRVVVPFGRKKYYTAIVQNIHYSAPAGYEVKEVSALLDAHPILLPEQFRFWDWLADYYLCTRGDVYKAALPSGLKLESETIVEYNPDFESDVQLPEKEQKILNLLAAEPEQCITKLEKESGIRNILSVIKSLLDKEAVFVKEELKRTYKPKTETRVRLTEAAGNEHRLHFFFDELQRRAPKQLDLLMKYIELSACLGKTPKEVTKKELLQRTSATPAVFNGLVERGVFEVYQQEIGRLNAAAARTTLPLNPLNGHQQRAYDSIVESFRTKNVCLLHGVTSSGKTEIYIHLIEKVIRQGKQVLYLLPEIALTTQITERLQRVFGSRLGIYHSKFPDAERVEIWQKQLSDSGYDIILGVRSSVFLPFRKLGLVIVDEEHENTYKQQDPAPRYHARNAATVLAALYGAKTLLGTATPSIETWHNAMSGKYGLVELKERYKEIQLPEIIPVDIKELQRKKRMNGPFSPLLLQYVREALERKEQVILFQNRRGFAPMIECHTCGWVPKCKNCDVSLTYHKGLNQLTCHYCGYTYQLPRICPACEGTDLRNRGFGTEKIEDDVKLLFPEATVARMDLDTTRTRAAYERIIADFEQGKTDILIGTQMVSKGLDFDHVSVVGILNADTMLNYPDFRAYERAFQLMAQVAGRAGRKNKRGRVVLQTKSIEHPIIPQVIANDYEGMVDGQLAERQMFHYPPYYRLIYVYLKNRNESLLDLMAQTMAGKLRAIFGNRVLGPDKPPVARVQTLFIRKIVVKIETKAPMARVRELLLQVQKEMIMEDRFKSLIVYYDVDPM, from the coding sequence ATGGAAAAGTTCGTAGATGTCATATTGCCCCTTCCCCTGCATGCCTGCTTTACATACTCGCTGCCGGAGGATATGGCGGGGATTGTACAGATTGGCTGCCGGGTGGTTGTTCCTTTCGGACGGAAGAAATACTATACGGCTATTGTGCAGAACATACACTATTCCGCACCGGCCGGGTACGAGGTAAAGGAAGTGAGTGCCCTGCTGGATGCGCATCCCATCCTGCTGCCCGAGCAGTTCAGGTTTTGGGACTGGCTGGCGGATTATTATCTCTGTACCCGGGGCGATGTCTATAAAGCGGCGCTTCCTTCAGGCCTGAAGCTGGAGAGCGAGACCATCGTGGAGTATAACCCCGATTTCGAATCGGATGTGCAACTGCCCGAAAAGGAACAGAAGATACTGAACCTGCTTGCCGCGGAGCCGGAGCAGTGCATTACGAAACTGGAGAAGGAGAGCGGCATCAGGAATATCCTGTCCGTAATTAAATCCTTGCTGGATAAAGAGGCGGTCTTTGTGAAAGAAGAACTGAAGCGCACCTACAAGCCCAAGACCGAGACCCGCGTACGCCTGACGGAAGCGGCAGGCAATGAACACCGTCTGCACTTCTTCTTTGACGAACTGCAGCGCCGCGCTCCCAAACAGTTGGACTTGCTGATGAAGTACATCGAACTTTCCGCCTGTTTGGGTAAAACGCCGAAAGAAGTCACCAAGAAGGAACTTTTGCAGCGGACTTCTGCTACGCCTGCCGTGTTCAACGGGTTGGTGGAACGCGGGGTCTTTGAGGTATACCAGCAGGAAATAGGCAGGCTGAATGCAGCCGCTGCCCGGACAACCCTCCCTTTAAATCCTTTGAACGGGCATCAGCAGCGGGCATACGACAGCATTGTGGAAAGTTTCCGGACAAAGAATGTCTGTTTGCTGCATGGAGTCACGTCCAGCGGAAAGACGGAGATTTACATCCATCTGATAGAAAAAGTTATCCGGCAAGGGAAGCAGGTGCTGTATCTGTTGCCGGAAATAGCGCTGACTACACAGATTACAGAAAGGCTGCAACGGGTGTTCGGTTCGCGTCTGGGCATTTATCACTCCAAGTTTCCGGATGCCGAACGGGTGGAAATCTGGCAGAAACAGCTTTCGGACAGTGGATATGACATCATTCTGGGAGTGCGTTCTTCCGTGTTCCTGCCCTTCCGCAAGCTGGGCCTGGTTATCGTGGACGAGGAGCACGAGAACACATATAAGCAACAGGACCCCGCCCCCCGCTACCATGCACGTAATGCCGCCACTGTGCTGGCTGCGCTGTATGGCGCCAAGACCCTGCTGGGCACGGCGACGCCTTCCATAGAAACCTGGCACAACGCCATGTCCGGAAAGTACGGGCTGGTGGAGCTGAAGGAGAGGTACAAGGAGATACAGTTGCCGGAGATTATTCCGGTCGACATCAAGGAGTTGCAGCGCAAGAAGCGGATGAACGGGCCCTTTTCCCCTTTGTTGCTGCAATATGTCCGCGAGGCACTGGAACGGAAAGAACAGGTCATTCTGTTTCAGAACCGCAGGGGGTTTGCCCCGATGATAGAATGCCATACGTGCGGGTGGGTTCCCAAATGTAAGAACTGTGATGTCAGCCTGACCTATCATAAAGGACTGAACCAACTGACCTGCCACTATTGCGGATATACCTATCAACTGCCCCGCATCTGTCCCGCTTGCGAAGGAACGGACTTGCGCAACCGCGGTTTCGGTACGGAAAAGATAGAGGACGACGTCAAACTCCTGTTTCCCGAAGCGACCGTTGCCCGTATGGACCTGGATACCACCCGCACACGCGCGGCCTACGAGCGTATCATCGCCGATTTTGAACAGGGAAAGACGGATATTCTTATCGGTACGCAAATGGTTTCCAAAGGGCTGGACTTCGACCACGTAAGCGTGGTAGGCATTCTGAATGCGGATACGATGCTGAACTATCCGGATTTTCGTGCCTATGAGCGTGCTTTCCAGTTGATGGCGCAGGTGGCAGGGCGTGCCGGACGGAAGAATAAAAGGGGCAGGGTAGTGTTGCAGACCAAGAGCATTGAGCATCCTATCATCCCTCAGGTAATTGCCAACGACTACGAAGGCATGGTCGACGGACAGCTTGCCGAGCGGCAGATGTTTCATTATCCCCCTTATTATCGCCTCATATATGTGTATCTGAAGAACCGCAATGAGTCCCTGCTCGATTTGATGGCGCAGACTATGGCGGGCAAGCTGCGTGCCATCTTCGGCAATCGGGTGTTAGGGCCGGATAAACCGCCGGTGGCACGTGTGCAGACGCTGTTTATCCGCAAAATTGTAGTGAAGATTGAAACCAAAGCTCCTATGGCGCGTGTCCGCGAATTGTTGCTGCAGGTACAGAAGGAGATGATAATGGAAGACCGTTTCAAGTCGCTGATTGTATATTATGATGTAGACCCGATGTAG
- a CDS encoding porin family protein, which produces MKKFFSVFMIAVCCMALAMPAQAQLIKFGVKGGVNLSKLKLEGMKDNSTGFFFGPMAEITIPVIGLGVDGALLYSQKGDKMEGLDMKQSGLDIPVNLKYSIGLGSMLGIYVAAGPDFFFNFKGDKNFEDGRKLESKKAQVGINVGAGVKLVQHLQIGFNYTIPCGDSFTWKSASEAIGTKNKTWQISAAYLF; this is translated from the coding sequence ATGAAAAAGTTCTTTAGTGTTTTTATGATAGCTGTATGCTGCATGGCATTGGCTATGCCTGCCCAAGCTCAGTTGATTAAGTTTGGTGTGAAAGGCGGTGTGAACTTGTCGAAACTCAAGTTAGAAGGAATGAAAGACAACTCTACCGGATTCTTTTTCGGACCTATGGCGGAAATAACGATTCCCGTTATAGGACTGGGAGTGGACGGTGCGTTGCTGTATTCTCAGAAAGGCGATAAGATGGAAGGCCTTGATATGAAGCAATCGGGGCTGGACATACCTGTCAATCTGAAATATTCCATCGGTCTGGGCAGTATGCTGGGTATTTATGTAGCGGCCGGTCCGGACTTCTTCTTCAACTTCAAGGGTGATAAGAATTTTGAAGATGGAAGAAAGCTGGAAAGCAAGAAAGCGCAGGTGGGTATCAATGTGGGAGCCGGTGTGAAACTGGTTCAGCATTTGCAGATAGGTTTCAACTATACGATTCCTTGCGGCGACTCGTTCACCTGGAAGAGTGCCAGTGAGGCTATCGGAACAAAGAATAAGACCTGGCAGATTTCCGCTGCTTACCTGTTCTAA
- a CDS encoding cob(I)yrinic acid a,c-diamide adenosyltransferase, translating into MKKSLVYTKTGDKGTTSLVGGTRVPKTHIRLEAYGTVDELNSNLGFLITFLSDEPDRQFLQQVQDRLFAIGSYLATDREKTRLKEASIITPEQVEAIEREIDRLDDKLPPLSAFILPGGSRGASVCHICRTVCRRTERRILALAEQTDISSELLAYVNRLSDYLFVLSRKMNQDEKKEEIFWNNSCK; encoded by the coding sequence ATGAAGAAAAGCCTTGTATACACAAAGACCGGAGATAAAGGAACCACTTCCCTTGTAGGAGGCACGCGTGTTCCTAAAACCCACATCCGCCTCGAAGCCTACGGTACGGTGGACGAACTGAATTCCAATCTGGGGTTTCTGATTACTTTCCTTTCCGACGAGCCCGACAGGCAGTTCCTGCAGCAAGTCCAGGACAGATTGTTTGCAATAGGTTCTTACCTTGCTACGGATCGTGAAAAGACACGGCTGAAGGAGGCGAGTATCATCACCCCGGAACAGGTGGAGGCGATAGAGCGCGAGATAGACCGGCTGGACGACAAGCTTCCCCCTCTCTCTGCTTTTATTCTTCCGGGCGGGAGTCGCGGAGCCTCCGTTTGTCATATCTGCCGTACCGTTTGCCGCCGTACCGAACGTCGCATTCTTGCTTTGGCGGAACAGACGGACATCTCTTCCGAGCTGTTGGCCTATGTAAACCGTCTATCTGACTATTTGTTCGTTCTTTCGCGTAAAATGAACCAAGACGAGAAAAAAGAAGAAATATTTTGGAATAATAGTTGCAAGTGA
- a CDS encoding mannose-1-phosphate guanylyltransferase translates to MITNKDNFCVIMGGGIGSRFWPFSRKTLPKQFLDFFGTGRSLLQQTFDRFKQVIPTENILVVTNDLYADLVKEQLPELNSEQILLEPTRRNTAPCIAWAAYHIRALNPNANIVVAPSDHLILKESEFLSAIEKGLAFVAKSDKLLTLGIKPNRPETGYGYIQVAEHIDSSFYKVKTFTEKPELELAKVFIESGEFYWNAGLFMWNVNSIIKAGELLLPELATKLAAGKDVYGTPEEKKFIDENFPACPNVSIDFGIMEKADNVYVSLGDFGWSDLGTWGSLYDLSQKDESENVTLKCRSLLYNSKNNIVVLPQNKLAVIDGLEGYLIAESDNVLLICKKDEEHSIRKYVNDAQIKLGEDYI, encoded by the coding sequence ATGATAACCAATAAGGATAATTTCTGTGTAATCATGGGTGGCGGTATCGGTAGCCGTTTCTGGCCTTTCAGCCGCAAAACTCTTCCGAAACAATTTCTGGATTTTTTCGGCACAGGGCGTTCATTATTGCAACAAACATTCGATCGGTTCAAGCAAGTAATCCCTACAGAAAACATACTGGTTGTAACCAATGACCTATATGCCGACTTGGTGAAAGAACAGCTTCCCGAATTAAACTCCGAACAGATTTTATTAGAACCTACACGCAGAAACACTGCCCCGTGCATTGCATGGGCTGCTTACCATATCCGTGCATTAAACCCAAATGCCAATATCGTAGTAGCTCCTTCGGATCATCTTATCCTAAAAGAAAGCGAATTTCTTTCAGCCATAGAGAAAGGGCTGGCATTCGTTGCAAAATCTGATAAGCTTCTAACTCTTGGCATTAAGCCTAACCGCCCGGAAACAGGATATGGTTATATACAGGTAGCCGAACATATAGACAGCAGCTTCTATAAAGTAAAAACCTTTACAGAAAAGCCCGAATTGGAATTAGCCAAAGTCTTTATAGAAAGCGGAGAATTTTATTGGAATGCCGGTCTCTTCATGTGGAATGTAAACAGTATCATCAAAGCCGGTGAATTACTTTTACCGGAATTGGCCACTAAATTGGCAGCCGGAAAAGATGTGTACGGAACACCGGAAGAAAAGAAATTCATAGATGAGAACTTTCCTGCATGCCCTAACGTATCCATCGACTTCGGCATTATGGAAAAAGCAGACAATGTATATGTATCATTGGGCGACTTCGGATGGTCTGATTTAGGTACATGGGGCTCCCTGTACGATCTTTCTCAAAAAGACGAATCGGAGAATGTCACTCTGAAATGCAGGTCGTTATTATACAATAGTAAAAACAATATTGTCGTACTTCCGCAAAACAAACTTGCTGTCATCGACGGGCTGGAAGGATACCTCATTGCCGAATCCGACAATGTCCTGCTGATTTGTAAAAAAGATGAAGAGCATTCCATACGTAAGTATGTGAATGATGCTCAAATTAAATTGGGAGAGGACTATATATAA
- a CDS encoding winged helix-turn-helix transcriptional regulator — translation MTKKEEKKSIIEICPIRNVVARFGNKWALLVVFILNENGSTRFNQLARQIPDISTKVLSNTLQILEADGLVKRTVFPEVPIRVEYELTATGKSLVPIIISLTEWAQNNMQSIMEHRKKFESLS, via the coding sequence ATGACGAAAAAAGAAGAAAAAAAATCTATCATTGAGATTTGCCCTATTCGGAATGTCGTTGCACGTTTTGGTAATAAGTGGGCATTGTTAGTTGTTTTCATTCTGAATGAGAATGGTTCAACCCGTTTCAACCAATTAGCGAGGCAAATTCCTGATATATCAACCAAAGTATTGTCTAATACGCTACAGATATTGGAAGCTGACGGACTGGTAAAACGAACCGTTTTTCCGGAAGTTCCGATAAGAGTGGAGTATGAGTTGACAGCAACAGGCAAAAGCCTTGTCCCTATCATTATATCGTTAACCGAATGGGCGCAAAATAATATGCAATCAATAATGGAGCACAGAAAAAAGTTCGAGAGCTTGTCATAG
- a CDS encoding FimB/Mfa2 family fimbrial subunit yields MKKSILLMGLAALIASCSDDDRNNDTDNQHLVSPSMAVSISNTDGRQSPFTGILTIMPCDANSSIYYGNYVKGKLSPFYGYYRVKDGSFHDNSINREISLPIGTYNMIYWGTPQYQTPIYAHPAIKEAAHSIGADMSKQSLGLFRISADTIYYPVFDLVYATQPVNIGSESLSGSLKRVVAGIKVVLKDKDNAVLSSSIDSVSVRITNIYSELNYYTGKPQGTPRTIAFPLIRSNDGTQMSNSTVMLFPSAGKPEFQLAIILKNGNVKSFRQALSSPLDANAKLTLTLSLGDIFSEESSGDFTIDDWNEKNENIDIPIIE; encoded by the coding sequence ATGAAAAAATCGATACTGTTAATGGGCCTTGCAGCTCTCATAGCAAGCTGTTCGGACGATGACCGGAACAACGATACTGATAATCAGCATCTTGTCAGTCCCTCAATGGCTGTGAGCATCAGCAACACCGACGGCCGCCAAAGCCCGTTTACCGGCATTCTTACAATTATGCCATGCGATGCAAACAGTTCCATATACTATGGAAATTATGTAAAAGGGAAACTGTCTCCTTTCTACGGCTATTACCGGGTAAAGGACGGAAGTTTCCATGACAATTCCATCAATAGGGAGATTTCTCTGCCGATAGGCACTTACAATATGATTTATTGGGGAACACCCCAATACCAAACTCCCATTTATGCCCACCCTGCCATAAAAGAGGCGGCTCACAGCATAGGTGCCGATATGTCCAAACAGTCTCTCGGCTTGTTCAGAATATCAGCCGATACCATTTACTATCCCGTATTCGACCTGGTGTACGCCACACAGCCGGTAAACATCGGAAGCGAAAGCCTCAGTGGCTCTTTAAAACGAGTGGTAGCCGGAATAAAGGTTGTCCTGAAGGACAAAGACAATGCCGTACTAAGTTCCAGTATAGACAGTGTGTCCGTACGCATCACCAACATTTACAGCGAACTCAACTATTATACGGGAAAACCGCAAGGTACACCACGTACAATCGCGTTCCCTCTGATTCGTTCGAACGATGGTACTCAGATGAGCAACAGCACCGTTATGCTGTTCCCGTCCGCCGGAAAACCGGAATTCCAACTAGCAATCATTCTTAAAAACGGTAATGTGAAAAGCTTCAGACAAGCATTGAGCAGCCCGCTCGATGCCAATGCCAAACTGACATTAACGTTAAGTCTGGGTGATATTTTCTCTGAAGAATCCTCCGGTGACTTTACCATCGATGACTGGAACGAGAAAAACGAGAATATTGATATACCGATAATAGAGTAG
- a CDS encoding DUF2795 domain-containing protein, translating into MYWTLELASKLEDAPWPATKDELIDYAMRSGAPLEVIENLQEMEDEGEIYESIEDIWPDYPSKEDFFFNEEEY; encoded by the coding sequence ATGTATTGGACATTGGAATTGGCATCTAAACTGGAAGATGCCCCTTGGCCGGCAACTAAGGACGAATTGATTGATTATGCCATGCGTTCGGGTGCTCCGCTTGAGGTTATTGAGAACCTGCAGGAAATGGAAGATGAAGGCGAGATTTATGAAAGTATTGAAGATATTTGGCCTGATTATCCCAGCAAAGAAGATTTCTTCTTCAACGAAGAGGAGTATTGA